One part of the Denticeps clupeoides chromosome 16, fDenClu1.1, whole genome shotgun sequence genome encodes these proteins:
- the LOC114765676 gene encoding ras-related and estrogen-regulated growth inhibitor yields MRPEQTMSDPGTARKMTRAKLVVLGRDNCGKTALCVRFITKRFIGEYDHKKEVTYRCRPLVDKEAVDLEILDTVGKCAGPAPNSLESAIKWGDGFLIVYSVTDRSSFECVPRLKRLIDHVKQALGLPTVIVANKCDMENGRVVRTEEGEEMARELRCSFFELSVAESPAAVEAAASQLVREVRLEFHRHLLAMDKRSRMLQMRHALKSKLTRSKTMQW; encoded by the exons ATGAGGCCGGAACAGACGATGAGCGACCCGGGGACGGCGAGGAAGATGACCCGAGCAAAACTGGTGGTGCTGGGACGGGACAACTGTGGAAAGACCG CCCTGTGTGTCAGATTCATCACCAAGCGCTTCATCGGCGAGTACGACCATAAAAAGG AGGTCACCTACCGGTGCAGGCCGCTCGTCGACAAGGAGGCGGTGGACCTGGAGATCTTGGACACCGTGGGCAAG TGCGCGGGCCCTGCGCCGAACTCTTTGGAGAGCGCCATCAAGTGGGGGGACGGCTTCCTCATCGTCTACTCCGTGACGGACCGGAGCAGCTTCGAGTGCGTCCCGCGTCTCAAGAGGCTGATCGACCACGTCAAACAGGCGCTGG GCTTACCGACTGTTATCGTTGCAAACAAGTGTGACATGGAGAACGGGCGAGTGGTGAGGACGGAGGAGGGGGAAGAGATGGCCAGAGAGCTCAG GTGCAGCTTCTTCGAGCTGTCCGTGGCGGAGAGCCCCGCCGCGGTGGAGGCGGCGGCGAGCCAGCTCGTGCGCGAGGTCCGGCTGGAGTTCCACAGGCACCTGCTGGCCATGGACAAGCGCTCGCGCATGCTGCAGATGAGGCACGCGCTCAAGAGCAAGCTGACGCGCAGCAAGACCA